CACGGCATTGCCTAAAAGGGAAAGGATAGAGAACCTGCTCACAAACGATATGAAGCTGGAGAAGCTCGCAGAAGCGGGAGTACAATATATTTATTCTCCGGACTTCAATTCGGTGTGCGACTACACGGCAAGGGATTTCATCGAAAAAGTTCTCGTGAAGATAATGAACGCAAAGGTCGTTGTGTGCGGATTTGATTTCAGGCTCGGAGCAGGCGGAGGAAGCGATGCCGAAGAGCTTAAATGTATATGCCGTGAGTACGGCATAAAGGTCGTTATAATACCGCCGTTCAGTCTGGACGGATGTGTGGTACATTCAACGGCCATCAAAAATCTGATAAAATCGGGTGAAATAGCAAAGGCAAACAAACTGCTCGGATATGATTTTTCGATAGAGGGCAGAGTAATAGAGGGCAACCGCATAGGCAGAACCATAGGAAGCCCGACCATAAACCAGCGTTTCCCCGAAAACATAGTAATGCCACGCTTCGGAGTATATAAGAGCGTGACATATCTTGACGGCAGGGTCATGCCGTCTGTTACAAACATAGGCGTAAAGCCTACTGTTGACTATAAGGACAGTCCTCTTGCGGAAACGCATATAATGGATTTTGACGGTGATCTTTACGGCAGGACACTGCGTGTTTCGCTGCTTGATTTTATACGTCCCGAAAGACGTTTTGACAGCGTAGGCGAGCTTAAAGCTCAGCTTGACAAAGATAAAATCACCGCCAAGCAATAAATACACTGTTTTATCACACAGGTTTCACCTGTGCAGGATAGAATATAGCAGATGTGCGCAGAGGGGTACGGCTATGTACCGACGCTCTGCCGGATACTTCGTTTTAAGGAGCAAAAAATGATAGAAGTAAAGAATCTGACTAAGCGTTACGGCTCTAAAACAGCAGTCAGCAATGTTTCCTTTACCGCAGAAGAAAGCGAGATACTTGGTTTTCTCGGTCCTAACGGTGCAGGAAAATCAACTACAATGAATATCCTTACGGGTTATCTTTCCTCAACAGAGGGTGAGGCAAAGATAAACGGTATAGATATTCTTGAAGAGCCTGTAAAAGCTAAGCAAATGATAGGCTACCTTCCCGAGCAGCCTCCGTTATATCTTGATATGACGGTAATGGAATACCTTAAGTTCGTATACGGGCTGAAAAAGTGCAAGCTGCCGATCAACTCGCATTTAAAGGAGATTTGCAACCTTGTAAAGATAACCGATGTCAAGGATCGTGTTATCAAGAATCTTTCAAAGGGTTACAAACAGCGTGTGGGTCTTGCACAGGCGCTTGTGGGAAATCCGCCGGTGCTTATTCTTGACGAGCCTACGGTCGGACTTGACCCCAAGCAGATAATCGAGATAAGAGCGCTTATAAAGAAGCTCGGCAAGAACCATACCGTAATACTTTCAAGCCACATACTCCCCGAGATACAGGCGGTATGCGACAAGATAGTTATCATCAACAGAGGTAGGGTCGTAGCAAACGACAGCGCAGACCATCTTGCAAAGAATATGTCCGCAGATCACAAGCTGGTGATACGCTGTGAGGGAAACCCCGCAGACGTGAAGAAGCTGCTTTCGGCTATTCCCGGTATGGACGAGGTGTTCGTCAACAGGGAGAATGTCGAGGAGGGTGTCAGCGAATACTT
This window of the [Eubacterium] siraeum genome carries:
- a CDS encoding bifunctional riboflavin kinase/FAD synthetase, with the protein product MIDITENIIPIPPTATALGFFDGLHLGHMKVVEECFRHGGLCPAMFTFHSDTALPKRERIENLLTNDMKLEKLAEAGVQYIYSPDFNSVCDYTARDFIEKVLVKIMNAKVVVCGFDFRLGAGGGSDAEELKCICREYGIKVVIIPPFSLDGCVVHSTAIKNLIKSGEIAKANKLLGYDFSIEGRVIEGNRIGRTIGSPTINQRFPENIVMPRFGVYKSVTYLDGRVMPSVTNIGVKPTVDYKDSPLAETHIMDFDGDLYGRTLRVSLLDFIRPERRFDSVGELKAQLDKDKITAKQ
- a CDS encoding ABC transporter ATP-binding protein; the encoded protein is MIEVKNLTKRYGSKTAVSNVSFTAEESEILGFLGPNGAGKSTTMNILTGYLSSTEGEAKINGIDILEEPVKAKQMIGYLPEQPPLYLDMTVMEYLKFVYGLKKCKLPINSHLKEICNLVKITDVKDRVIKNLSKGYKQRVGLAQALVGNPPVLILDEPTVGLDPKQIIEIRALIKKLGKNHTVILSSHILPEIQAVCDKIVIINRGRVVANDSADHLAKNMSADHKLVIRCEGNPADVKKLLSAIPGMDEVFVNRENVEEGVSEYFLNAKPGTDIRREVSKRLASRNYTLLMMKSSELTLEEVFLKITTGDIYGNVGDSVDKLKLSK